The sequence TCTAATCTTATCGTCGCGATTCCTAATGGAGTTGGGAACTTTATAAGACCATGCACCATGAAAGGAATAGCTGCCAACTTTTGCACAGTTGTGCATCCTAAAAGTGCATTATATTTCGAGTAAGACCTTACTACAGCAAATTATACTGTTGTACTTCTTACTAACTCCTTATTATCATCATCTACCAACTCTAATTCCGACTCGATGATCCCAATTGGCCATGCGGACTCCCCAGAAAACCCTGATATTGTAGCGCTGGGAGCTATTAGTTTAGCTCGTACCGCTCCGGGTAGCAACTGAAAGCAATGTTCGTACATTATATCAACGCCGCAACCAGTGTCTATGTGCAATTGCTTTATGATGTAGCCACAGCCTTTAACGCGCCCTTTAATTGTGATAGGCGCATCTGATGGTCCTTTCGCTATGGCCGAAAATAGGATGGGAGTGTTTTCCCATTCCTCTGGCAAATCTAATTTGATTCTCTGATTTGCTCGTCCGCTGATGACCATGTTAATAGTTTTTTCTGTTTCCTTTTCATCATTCTTTCTTTGCCATGGATACTCTTTTTCTCCTTTTGACTTCTCACTTGATGTTTTTCCACCTTTCTTCAAGTGTTGGAATCTTCCTCTATTGAGTTCAGTGACTACCTTTTCGATTACATGCCAACATTCATCAGtttcatgaccataatcatcatgaaaatTGAAAATTTACTTTTATCTCTATTcccatattttgacaaaggtatcgGTGGATCGAAGCTTTTGCATACTGCCTCCGTAGCCAATATTTCTTTTGGTGTTTTCGTTAGGTCTTTTATCAATGCAACGTTATCAACGTGGTTATTTTTAAATATTTGACTTCCTCCCCCTTGTTATTATTAAACATGCGATATTTGTCACTATTGTAATTACCACCTCGGGATGGCCCATTACTACCATATCGCTTGCCAGATTCTGATCCTCTTCCTTGCACGCGATAATTATTGTCATCAATATCCATGCTTGAAGAGGAATTTCCACAATTTTGCTTTATGTCTTCTTGCGCGCGCATATAATCATGCGTTTCTTTTATAGCTTCTGCGAAGGTATCTGGCACTCTTCTGCGTAACCACTGCCACAAAGATAGATGTCTTTCTGTGTCTTTGCAATGTATAAAGTCGGACACCTTCTGACTTTCTGGCAGGTCTTGTATTTTGGCCACCTCCTTGGTGTACCTATCAATGATTTCTCCCAAACTTTCTTTTGGTTTCTGCTTAATGTCATGACATTCGATATGTGTTCTTTTGCGGGCGCGTAGATTGTGAAAATTTAATAGAAACCATGAGCGCAAATCCGTAAAACCTGTAACGCTTTGGGATGGAAAGTTATGGAACCATTCCCTTGCTACTCCTTGCAGCACTATTGGTAGAATATGGCATGCTACTGCATCACCCCAGTTGTGTGTTCTTGCAGTtccttcaaatttttacaaaaaatCATTTGGATATGACAATCCATAGTAGCTTCCCAATGTTAAAGGTCACACAGGCGCTACTATAAAGGGATGATTTGCAATATGTGGCACAAAATTTCAGTTGTAGGAGCTAGCACAAGACTTTGCTTAGCTTTTTGTCCTTGCATCACCGCGAACCATTTGCTCATAAATTCTTGTACTCATGCTGGTTCATTGAAAACTGGTGCCAAATGCGGCGGCGCAACTTGCTGCAAATGAGATATAAAGTTGTTGGATTGAGTCGAGACATATTGCGTCCTGCTATATTGATTGCTTGCAGTATTAGGAATTGGTTCCGAAGACGCATATGTTGTTGACCCTTGTTGCGGTGTCAGCGTAATATATGAACCATCTGGATTTCTCAGACCCATTTGTCTGATTCTTTCCTGAGCATTCTCGGTGGTAACCCTTTTGATAGGAGTTTCGAGTTCAACTGAGGTGATGATTGGTATGGTTCCCACACATGTAGTTTTAACTTTGAAACCTGGTGGAATGGTTTCTCGGAGAACCGAAGCTCAGAATTTTTGGGGGCAAATCGGGAGAGTGCCACAAATTCTTAGATGATTCTTTTAGGACTGTTTCTGATGCAACTGGTCCTGTTTTGACGTTCGATGTCGATGGAGGCTTTGATGTGCCTTTAACTGGTCCAGGTGGCGTCGGTGGTGTATTCATAACAGTCGCTgtaggtgtttgaaaccctggactAACCGGAGAATCCGATCGCCCCTGATTTTTGGCATTCTTGTTTCCTCCACCCATACTTGCTGACAACTTaaaacctgaaagtgaccgattaTCAAACAAAAAAGTTTTCATGGAAAGAAGATAGATATAATAAATTATACACAACACAAATTCCGATCTTATTTGTTCATATAACCAGTCCCAcgaatggcgccaaatgatcaagcatattttcacgaggtcaaggtgaacctacgcttgagtgcatgatagggtttaaggactaacaatattcgaacctccgacactTACTCGTGGATAACCCATATCGGTATTGTTtttgattccgacagggtggccgatttgagagtccaccaacaaacccagcatacggggttgagtggcccaaatacatgaaggttttatagttcgagacatacctgaaagtctttacgtgTGAGATCGTATGAAGTTTGTTCGTACGATAATGTGTATGCTATGTTACATATGAGTAACCGAttatgtttttagggtttatgagctatgtatttataggctcatcaattagggtttcgataggatctcttccctaattaaatacgatcttatcccaactaactttcgttatttaaggaaaagaatctgaattaattatatcgtatattctTATATAATATACtaaacccttatgcaagtatacgaaactcacatcagatggtataggctcatagagtgcgactatacccgtgccatatgtCTTACATGGAAATTAGTGTGCGGTTTAGGGCTTTGGATGCGTAATCTGCATGGacatgcggatatgcgtatcattagtaagattgttcaactctcagtaatcaatacacaatctgaacgaaccatccttctttttaacgaaAAGATCAGGAGTTCCCCACGGGGAAgaactaggatgaataaaacctttCTTTAATAACTCTTGGACTTGACTTGCAAGTTCTTGgtgttcggatggagcaagtctgtaGAGTGCACGGCTATAGGCGCAGCTCCAGGAGTAAGATTGATTTGAAACACTACCGCTCAGTGCGGTGAAAGTCTGGGTAAAACCTCCAAAAATACTTCGAGGAGAATTTCTAACAACAACCACATCTTCCAGTCGCCTTTCTTATAAATCGGGTTTGCTCCCaagagcaagaatagcatgacaaccTTTTCTAAGGTACTTTTGAACTTCCAAACACCAGATAAGATTCAACTTCTTGTATTTCTTAGATCATTCATGATTCTTCATCTACTTGAGGAATACGAATAGGTTACAAAGGCAAACGATCCTAGCTCTATTCTTCGATAGCCAATCCTGGCCAATCACGACAtcaaatgtagtgacccgtcctaatccatctggacgaatacattacatctggttacatcgcgaggtatttgacctctatatgatacattttacaaacattgcattcatttttaaaagaaaaactttcatttaatcgaaagttgacaggcatgcataccatttcataatatatccaactataaacgacttaataatattcttgatgaactctatgacttgaatgcaatgtcttttgaaatatatcatgaatgactccaaataatatctctaaaatgagcaaatgcacagcggaagatttcttttaaaccggagaataaacatgctttaaagtgtcaaccaaaagattggtgagttcattagtttatcataatcgatcattttcataattttaatagaccacaagatttcaatttttccataaatatacatctcatatcaggcatttcgcaaactgcatagagataaaaatcattcatatggtgaacacctagtaaccgacattaacaaaatgcatatagaatatccccaaaatagaatcctctcgtctgtataataataaatcgaagtactaaagcatctgtacctcggatgaggtttgttaggcccatagatctatctttaggattcgcgtcaattaggggtacggttccctaattcttaggctaccaagctacaaggggcatattcgattcgataatccaaccatagaatgtagtttcgattacttgtgtctattttgtaaaacatttataaaagcaacacatgtattctcagtcccaaaaatatatattgcaaaagcatttaaaaagggagcaaatgaaactcacaatacgatattttgtactaaaaatattcatacaacgatactgaacaatgcaaggttggcctcggattcacgatcctatatcatttatatatatattaacatacataattgtaatcaaacaaatttatatttatatatatacatatatatatatatatgtatatatatatatatatacatttatatatatacatatatatatatatatatatatgtttatatatatacatatatatatatatatgtatacatatatatatacatatatatacatatatatgtatgtatatatatatatacatatatatatatgtatgtatatatataaatgtatatatatatacatatatatatatatgtatacatatatatatacatatatatacatatatatgtatgtatatatatatatacatctatatatatgtatgtatatatatatatatgtatgtatgtatgtatatatatatatatatatatatatatatatatatgtatatatatatatgtatgtatatatatatatatatatgtatatatatatgtatatatatatttatcagttattttatttttatattaataacctatatgtttcatatattcattttatgcatttaaaataaataataatataaattttgtaatgttatatgtattaaatatatttttgcgtatatatatatcgtttgtttgttaaaattataataatactaaaataatattaataatgataaaaataataataataataataataataataataataataataataataataataataataataatagggttaaaaatgatacttttaatacaaatgataaaatgataactttaataaaaatgatactttttaataaaaatgttaattttaataataatgaatactaataataataactataaaaaaatgattttactaataataataatgatgctaatatttatattaataactataatgataataataataataataataataataataataataataataataataataataatcataattttaatattttgtgttagttaaataataataataataataataataataataataataataataataataataataataataataataataataataataataataataataataataataataacacaacaataactatagtattaatattaataataataataataataataataataataataataataataataataataataataataataataataataataataataataataataataataataataataataataatagtaataataataataataataataataataatattagtaataataataataatctagaaAATACTACCTTAAAAGGCTTCCAAAAATAAATTGCCCAAGCCCGgtttcgaacccttgacctctagcTAAACACAAACATCACTCTAACCATTCGATTATCCATTCATTTATGTTTTATCTCATATCCCAATTATAATTAACCCGATTTTGTatctgttttcttcttcttctaaaaaaaTTTTCAATCGATCCAATCATCATTTTGCTATAACATCAGCACCATTAATTAATCATCTCCTTCCCAATATTATGATCCTAATCACTATCATTTAATAGATGAAGGAAACAGAAAGCGTAATGCATAGTAGTAGGGATTGGACTTCAATTAAATTAGAAAATAATTGGGTTTGGCTATGGCCCAAAAGCAGCCCAAAAGGTAACCCAATCAATTCTCAAATGGCAGCCCAATTTGGATGATTGGTTGAGTTTGATCGAGTAAATAACAGAAACAAGAATTTACTTGTGGTataatgtaacagactgaaaccggggttagaagtaagattacttcaTTACCCctaggtttatatttgtgtttaaaatatgcttttattttaataatatgtttattattaattgattatgtagttaagaccagtttgtgacaagggtcacataaatagtttgtttgtttaatttggactccgttagggcctcctaacgaagtacgaaagatattagataactgggaaatacccgtgtgtaatggggtatgggtttataacccacataAATGAGAAATATCTGGATGTTTCCATCTATTTCACCTAATTTCTCAAACTTGAACGTACCAAACTCTTTctctctcaaaccctaatctaatccaagctagaaattggattgtaaggctttaaggattaattcatatcatctttgtgatcattaatccaggtttgtgtgcttgaattcgttgttaaattcttaGAAATTGGGTTTAGGGTGCAAAGtggatttttgatgaaaatgagctTGAATTTTCATGTTTTGTGTTTgtgatgcttaattgatgttagtaatagttgctatatagtttatatgatgtttttgaagttgttttggtgttagaacttgcgaaaatcgagtttttgggccaaaaacgcgaaaatcagcgtgcaggagctgttcttcagctcccacacgagtgaaAGGTCACCCGTAcatgtgaccacacttttgagggtcaaccacgcgtgtgaggactcactcgtacgagtgaggcctcagccacACGTGTGAGCATAGGGTCaggtttgtggaaacttgttttggtcataactttcaaaccgtaactccgtttttgatgaatcaagtatcgttggaatggtaatgaaaaatcctttccaatggtaaactttatAGAagctatataaaaatttatttgggTCAGAAgtagaggtattagcgtgtgtgtctagtgagcatgcgttaatatgttattatgggttgaattcttgatataggcttatgaatgaaagAATATATGATTAATATAGGTTGGATTATGTCATTACATGTTGCGATTGATGTTCCTTGTCACTCTCATGGATGAttcttcactcgcacgagtgattcttcactcgcacgagttagctttcactcgtacggttgagccgGTCAACCGTACGAATCTACTGTTGTTTAATTAGATATTTAACCAAGGACCAAGCGTACGAGTGAGGAGTCAACCACACGGTTGAGGTTCCTCAAACGTACGggtgagtgtcactcgtacggttgactggTCAGGTAGATAAGTGTTCAAGTGCTTAtttattgatgttattgtcttGTTGTCGATTTGTTATCAAGACATTATTACTGACTGCGTTATGTCCATTCTCAGGTGGAAAAGATAAGGAGAAAGCTCAGTAGTCAGAATCTGAgctgttgctggtaattggtgagtgggtctatctccggatagagtattaagtagctgacatgctacttgtttagactctttatattatatttatgttctgtatgattaccatgcgtagttagatattgtcatgctagttaggacgattgcattactgtttatctgtgatcttatgtgcgcactgttagttagacaccaaccgaggcggcaaggttaggAACCCAccaaggcggcaaggtagggttgatatgaggtcgactgtggtagcctggtcgggtcatgatgttactgattgttcagtatagcatataaggacgcatgtgttgcatctggacggttatgcagtggaatcagtaaaaCGGACTATCGGTAgattgtagcttgatcaactaagtcgtgtgctcgtacaagccgctgataatcatattgtcagttgttgtatgctagttcaggacgttagcatagatgtgacccttgcatgttcagttgcttatgcttggtctgttagatagtactcATTCACTTAgctgttgtgctaattcccccacatttaccacccttgcaggtttagtgaaaggacccgttcatatacattataaacgattcacaatagttgattacattgcgaggtatttgacctctatatgatacattttacaaacattgcattcgtttttaatagacaatctttctttacatcgaaaattgacaggcatgcataccatttcataatatccatcaaaagtcaacaaaagtaaatttgactcaaaataatttctaaaaatctatacatgattaatatatagtttaaatatcgtcgttttatatttttaaatatttttaaaagatttattagagtaaataatataatctatttattaataaataaaattttatattaaatttatataataaaatatacttttatatatatttaagtaataaaatttatagggttcatttaatatcataaagataatatgataggtattattaaagtaagttattacacgtagtaaaatatgtttgtatcacatatttatttgataaaataatatctataatgctagtaagtaaaagttgtattattttgtaataataattattattataaaaatatcaatatttataattactaagatgacattatgataaaacgatagttctaattatgataactttaatatttacgataatttttaatattatctttaaaataataattctatttaaaataataataatactaatattttatagtaacaatgacatttctattaaaatgataatttttgttaaaatgatagttttaatactaacgatacttttaataataatagtaatgataaaaataataagaacgataattttatctaaataaatatcttataatattttaatttcatcatgaaactcttacccattatttcctaaacgtttcgtttaatagcttgtaatcgtcttttatatcgtgttctagACTCGTTGCGTACATGATGTCTGGTCTTGTTGCTGTCAGATAGAGTAGGcttccaatgagacttctgaatcttgaagcatccgctttctccgatccatcttcttTTCTCATCTTCTCATTTGCAACTAATGGTGTGGCGACGGTTTTGCAACCGTATAGTTTAAATTTCTTCAGGAGATTTTCTGTGTATTTCAACCACGTGCTTGGTATAGCCGCATTGACAGCTACTTCACAAGTACAGGATTCAGGAGGctcggagtatgttaaagagcaaaaggatgcctaaggagttttgggctgaggcagtggactgtgcgatctatctagcaaatcgctcgcccgactcagtctagcctcatatgcttcGAGAGAGCCAACTAATTCTGTTActgacagagtctcgatgtcttttgactcttcaatagcagtaatgacatgatcgtatttttcagtcatactgataagtattttttctacgatccttttatcagttatattgataataatagtaatcaaaataattaggtgttacaaatatttgttttaattacactaatattaataatgatagttactataacattattaacgataatactaataattatcttaatgataatatagtaataataataataacaataacaatgactatttttaaataatgatatatatattaataatgataataataataataataccaataataataataattggataataataataatactaattataactttaacgataataacgatagtaataaaaaaaataacaatttttaatgataaatcccttttattgataaagataataataatgataataataagataaaactagaacgacgataaaaacgacgataataataataatcatttttaataaaaatatcgaaaatttaattgattataacttctaatccgttcatcgaaaccattcgatatctaaaggaaaagttcttaatttttcactagctttccaaggacatgcatatcttataccttatctcaaccgcaagtgtaactaattcaagattcaacctaacctgtctaagggcaatatcaaaagtacaagcatgcataatcctaaatactcgagcactagtcagggatacactattagtatgtaaaagttaaattatgagtactcacgtatcaatattgagattcaatattgcaggaaaggtacgtagacgcaacagaaatgataaacactatattgacctcacgagcatacccgtgaaccatactcaatcacctccatagctataacccataatttccttaatcctatcctactcgaaaaacaatttcgaaatcactcggacggcactccgtcgtaatattttatgtatactaataatatcttgaaataatacggagtaaatatatatatgtaaatcgattgagagagtttagagaaaaatattttcaagtttctatgaaataatgaaaactattgaattctatttataatatatttttgaattattaaagtgaattattaaagtatgaattattaaagtgaattattaaagtatgaattattaaagtgaattattaaagtattaattattaaagtgaattattaaagtgaattattaaagtatgaattatta comes from Rutidosis leptorrhynchoides isolate AG116_Rl617_1_P2 chromosome 4, CSIRO_AGI_Rlap_v1, whole genome shotgun sequence and encodes:
- the LOC139841649 gene encoding uncharacterized protein; this translates as MGGGNKNAKNQGRSDSPVSPGFQTPTATVMNTPPTPPGPVKGTSKPPSTSNVKTGPVASETVLKESSKNLWHSPDLPPKILSFGTARTHNWGDAVACHILPIVLQGVAREWFHNFPSQSVTGFTDLRSWFLLNFHNLRARKRTHIECHDIKQKPKESLGEIIDRYTKEVAKIQDLPESQKVSDFIHCKDTERHLSLWQWLRRRVPDTFAEAIKETHDYMRAQEDIKQNCGNSSSSMDIDDNNYRVQGRGSESGKRYGSNGPSRGDLTKTPKEILATEAVVTELNRGRFQHLKKGGKTSSEKSKGEKEYPWQRKNDEKETEKTINMVISGRANQRIKLDLPEEWENTPILFSAIAKGPSDAPITIKGRVKGCGYIIKQLHIDTGCGVDIMYEHCFQLLPGAVRAKLIAPSATISGFSGESAWPIGIIESELELVDDDNKELVRRCTTVQKLAAIPFMVHGLIKFPTPLGIATIRLETQDVNIAAVEQAEK